The proteins below are encoded in one region of Candidatus Flexicrinis proximus:
- a CDS encoding ABC transporter substrate-binding protein: protein MRTLTRVLFVLVLLTLTAPALAQEEEAPVMGFWEECESPTALPETVNIGAIFVQSGNASVYGIVQTQAVEMAVAEINEAGYLGEGVELVVTFADSAGVAEQAIGAMESLLESGVVAVLGPTLSTEAFSADPIAQEAGVVVMGVSNTAGGITDMGEFVFRDSLPESSVIPGTIATATEVLGLEQVAVLYGNDDDFTLSGYDVFITALEENEVEVLAEATFARGDVDFSAQLTSLVATEPDAIVVSALAAEATQIIVQARQAGYEGPIIGGNGLNSPAVLTGAGEASDGVIVGAAWNIASPEDLSALFAAAYEEAYEARPDQFAAQAYTGAWLMATAIRCADSAESADIRDALAEIVDFPSPLGLFSFDENRNPVHAPVVQIAEGGAFAVLGADAEE, encoded by the coding sequence ATGCGTACGTTAACCCGTGTGTTATTCGTTTTGGTGCTGTTGACCCTGACCGCACCCGCGCTGGCGCAGGAAGAAGAGGCGCCGGTCATGGGGTTCTGGGAGGAGTGCGAAAGCCCAACGGCGCTGCCGGAAACCGTCAATATCGGCGCGATCTTCGTTCAGAGTGGCAACGCTTCGGTATACGGCATCGTGCAGACGCAAGCCGTCGAGATGGCGGTGGCTGAGATCAATGAAGCCGGTTACCTGGGCGAGGGCGTCGAGCTGGTCGTCACGTTTGCCGACTCGGCAGGCGTCGCGGAACAGGCGATTGGCGCAATGGAGAGCCTGCTGGAGTCGGGCGTGGTCGCGGTCCTAGGGCCGACGCTTTCGACTGAGGCGTTCAGCGCCGATCCGATCGCACAGGAAGCCGGCGTGGTGGTAATGGGCGTGAGCAACACGGCCGGCGGCATCACGGATATGGGTGAGTTCGTCTTCCGCGACAGCTTGCCCGAATCGTCGGTCATCCCCGGCACGATCGCGACGGCCACGGAAGTGCTCGGACTGGAACAGGTCGCGGTGCTGTACGGCAACGACGACGACTTCACGCTGAGCGGCTACGATGTGTTCATCACGGCGCTGGAAGAAAACGAAGTCGAAGTGCTGGCGGAAGCGACGTTTGCCCGGGGCGACGTGGACTTCAGCGCGCAGCTGACGTCCCTGGTGGCGACCGAGCCGGATGCGATTGTGGTGTCGGCGCTGGCGGCGGAAGCGACGCAGATCATCGTACAGGCGCGGCAGGCCGGGTACGAAGGCCCGATCATCGGCGGCAACGGCCTGAACAGCCCGGCCGTGCTGACCGGCGCCGGAGAAGCATCGGACGGCGTGATCGTCGGCGCGGCGTGGAACATCGCCAGCCCGGAAGATCTGTCAGCGCTGTTCGCGGCGGCCTATGAAGAAGCATATGAGGCGCGCCCCGACCAGTTCGCGGCACAGGCGTATACGGGCGCGTGGCTGATGGCGACGGCGATCCGCTGCGCCGACTCGGCGGAGAGCGCGGACATTCGCGATGCACTGGCGGAGATTGTTGACTTCCCCAGCCCGCTCGGATTGTTCAGCTTCGACGAGAACCGCAACCCGGTGCATGCGCCGGTGGTGCAGATCGCAGAAGGCGGCGCGTTTGCCGTCCTCGGCGCGGATGCAGAAGAATAG
- a CDS encoding aminopeptidase P family protein, translating into MAVKTISLRISDAEHRGRCDVLLNHVREAGLSGVVLFDADYIKYYTGFAFIPTERPMAFAMNAKGERGLFVPRLEKEHAEANALIEFVSHYPEYPGTDRPESFLVTMLQEMGISKDIGADSDGYPWIFGYRGEALSKLTGAAVTQVRGWIEDQMAIKSAAEIALLVESCVWANLAHVLLQRYTRPGVTETDVSTRASDEATRAMLDAIGPIYRGQSSYYGGAMAGYRGQIGRNAAIPHALANNMTFQDGDVLVTGASAPVWGYVSELERTMIIGKPSDEQKRMFDHMVALQDLANATIQPGVPCSEVDKTLRKYYAAHDLTQYWKHHVGHCIGLRYHEGPFLDTGDNTIIQPGMVFTVEPGLYKAGLGGCRHSDTVVVTADGVEMITYYPRDLESLTLPS; encoded by the coding sequence ATGGCTGTGAAGACCATTTCATTACGGATCAGCGACGCCGAGCACCGCGGCCGGTGCGATGTGCTGCTGAACCATGTACGCGAGGCGGGGTTGAGCGGCGTTGTGCTGTTCGATGCGGATTACATCAAGTACTACACCGGTTTTGCGTTCATCCCGACCGAGCGGCCGATGGCGTTTGCGATGAACGCCAAGGGCGAGCGAGGGCTGTTCGTGCCGCGGCTGGAAAAGGAACACGCGGAGGCGAACGCGCTGATCGAGTTCGTGTCGCACTACCCGGAGTATCCGGGGACAGACCGGCCGGAGTCGTTCCTGGTCACGATGCTGCAGGAAATGGGAATCAGCAAGGACATTGGCGCCGACAGCGACGGCTACCCGTGGATCTTCGGCTACCGCGGCGAGGCGCTGAGCAAGCTAACCGGCGCAGCGGTGACGCAGGTGCGCGGGTGGATCGAAGACCAGATGGCGATCAAGTCGGCGGCGGAGATCGCGCTGCTGGTCGAAAGCTGCGTGTGGGCCAACCTCGCGCACGTCCTGCTGCAGCGCTACACGCGGCCCGGTGTGACGGAAACGGATGTCAGCACGCGAGCAAGCGATGAGGCGACGCGGGCGATGCTGGATGCGATCGGTCCGATTTACCGCGGCCAGAGCAGTTATTACGGCGGCGCGATGGCGGGCTACCGCGGACAGATCGGGCGGAACGCGGCGATCCCACATGCACTGGCGAACAACATGACGTTCCAGGACGGCGACGTGCTGGTGACCGGGGCAAGCGCGCCGGTGTGGGGCTACGTGAGCGAACTCGAACGGACGATGATCATCGGGAAGCCGAGCGACGAGCAGAAGCGGATGTTCGACCACATGGTGGCGCTGCAGGATCTGGCGAACGCGACGATCCAGCCGGGCGTGCCATGCAGCGAGGTCGACAAGACGCTGCGGAAGTATTACGCGGCGCACGACTTGACACAGTACTGGAAGCACCACGTCGGCCACTGCATCGGGCTGCGCTACCACGAAGGGCCGTTCCTGGACACCGGCGACAACACGATCATCCAACCGGGGATGGTGTTCACCGTCGAGCCGGGGCTGTACAAGGCGGGATTGGGTGGGTGCCGGCATTCGGACACGGTGGTGGTAACGGCCGACGGCGTGGAGATGATCACGTACTATCCGCGCGACCTGGAGAGCCTGACGCTACCGTCGTAG
- a CDS encoding M23 family metallopeptidase produces MTIPVQYPSAARPARITRKFTAPGGLSLPHEGVDIYAPRNTNVRAGAAGEVMRVVLSNDQLNYGPYVNILTKVGAEKIRVFYANLKDITVKAGDVVTLGQVIAKSAGDSIKLVIQSPPANPYPGFPLKYIAHPKNHLMVPRLRLKPIDNRLRLRRTPSTTGEVVGFVNQWDLLETPENDYKVLRDVGKQDKWLKVVNPFDESEVVYAAAWYLKAISLDDPKEGIPGIPIGGINLDRFHPLGTPAAAPLANLGWVRLLYNLSYNPDNNSYGNTDLNATYARYLPIFQRYANNGNKLIVIFNHQTYGEAKGYVWDQMSSGQWDDLITSFVFYVRQIAQQWASSGLVYAYQIWNEQDSPPTNQSAVPVPAGVYAKMFTQTIRAIRAVDSKAKVITGGHVTGNALGVNYARAALGQIPLDATPDGIGVHPYMTGPMDSPFSIFGTINAAIQAWSGVLPNKPLWLTEWGILDKQGNDSIVNDATAFADGFLDICLNDYRGMVACAVWYAWADTMHNGYGLVRSDSSARQPLYNHYLGFA; encoded by the coding sequence ATGACCATTCCTGTCCAATATCCGAGCGCCGCGCGTCCCGCCCGTATCACACGGAAGTTCACGGCGCCCGGTGGACTCTCGCTTCCCCACGAAGGCGTCGACATCTACGCCCCCCGCAACACCAATGTCCGCGCCGGCGCGGCAGGGGAGGTGATGCGCGTTGTCCTCAGCAATGATCAGCTGAACTACGGCCCCTACGTCAACATCCTGACCAAAGTCGGCGCCGAAAAAATCCGCGTCTTCTACGCCAATCTCAAGGACATCACCGTCAAGGCGGGTGATGTCGTCACCCTCGGTCAGGTCATCGCCAAATCCGCCGGCGACTCGATCAAACTTGTCATCCAGTCCCCGCCCGCCAATCCCTATCCGGGTTTCCCCCTCAAGTACATCGCGCACCCTAAGAACCATCTCATGGTTCCCCGTCTGCGCCTCAAGCCCATTGACAACCGCCTCCGCCTTCGCCGCACCCCCAGCACCACCGGGGAGGTCGTCGGCTTTGTCAACCAGTGGGACTTGCTCGAAACGCCCGAAAACGACTATAAAGTCCTCCGCGACGTCGGCAAACAGGACAAGTGGCTCAAGGTCGTCAACCCCTTCGACGAGTCCGAAGTCGTCTACGCCGCCGCCTGGTATCTGAAGGCCATCAGCCTTGACGACCCCAAAGAAGGCATTCCGGGTATCCCCATCGGCGGCATCAATCTCGACCGCTTCCACCCCCTCGGCACGCCAGCCGCCGCGCCGCTCGCCAATCTCGGCTGGGTCCGCCTGCTTTATAACCTCTCCTACAATCCCGACAACAACAGTTACGGCAACACCGACCTCAACGCCACCTACGCGCGCTATCTCCCCATCTTCCAGCGCTACGCCAACAACGGCAACAAGCTGATCGTCATTTTCAACCATCAGACCTACGGCGAAGCCAAAGGCTATGTCTGGGATCAGATGTCCAGCGGCCAGTGGGATGACCTTATCACCTCCTTCGTCTTCTATGTCCGCCAGATCGCCCAGCAGTGGGCCAGCTCCGGCCTCGTCTACGCCTACCAGATCTGGAACGAGCAGGACTCGCCCCCCACCAACCAGTCCGCCGTGCCGGTTCCCGCCGGCGTCTACGCCAAGATGTTCACCCAGACCATCCGCGCCATCCGTGCCGTCGACAGCAAGGCCAAAGTCATCACCGGCGGCCACGTCACCGGCAACGCGCTCGGTGTCAACTATGCGCGCGCCGCCCTCGGCCAGATTCCGCTCGACGCCACCCCCGATGGCATCGGCGTCCATCCTTACATGACCGGCCCGATGGACTCGCCGTTTTCCATCTTCGGCACCATCAATGCCGCTATTCAAGCCTGGAGCGGCGTCCTGCCCAATAAACCCCTCTGGCTGACCGAATGGGGCATCCTCGACAAGCAGGGCAACGACAGCATCGTCAACGATGCCACCGCCTTCGCCGACGGTTTCCTGGACATTTGCCTCAATGACTACCGCGGCATGGTCGCCTGCGCCGTCTGGTATGCCTGGGCCGATACCATGCATAACGGCTACGGCCTCGTGCGCTCCGACAGTTCCGCGCGCCAGCCCCTCTACAATCACTATCTTGGCTTCGCGTAG
- a CDS encoding amino acid ABC transporter permease has protein sequence MNIIPDSKQPSGKADNEEGHSDQRWIPWLYRKSFDVPWWAVVLFIVAVYVYTSIAANPIWSNIFDQLKEGIGLTLRVAFFSYVGAMGVGLLLGIIRSSPPKPASGVFGVILSLVKLVVFQVANIFVEVMRGLPMLTTLVIFAFALIPAIKAYMSESYGIEITFRSSSIETAIIVLALAYGAFMSETFRAGIQSIEKGQLEASRALGLNYLKTMRFVVLPQAIRRILPPLGNDFVSMIKDSALVSVLGLRDITQVAKVSSGSSFRYLETYLTAAVLYLTLTIVLSLVVKYIERRMKTVAR, from the coding sequence ATGAACATCATTCCCGATTCCAAACAACCTTCAGGAAAAGCGGATAACGAGGAAGGTCACAGCGACCAGCGTTGGATCCCGTGGCTTTACCGGAAGTCGTTCGACGTGCCATGGTGGGCGGTCGTGCTGTTCATCGTAGCCGTGTATGTCTATACGAGTATCGCGGCGAACCCGATCTGGTCGAACATCTTTGACCAGCTGAAAGAAGGCATCGGGCTGACGCTACGCGTGGCATTCTTCTCGTATGTCGGCGCGATGGGGGTCGGGCTGCTGCTCGGAATCATCCGGTCTAGCCCGCCGAAGCCTGCCAGCGGGGTGTTCGGGGTGATCCTGAGCCTGGTTAAGCTGGTGGTGTTCCAGGTGGCCAATATCTTCGTCGAGGTGATGCGCGGGCTGCCGATGCTGACGACGCTGGTGATCTTCGCATTTGCGCTGATCCCAGCCATCAAAGCTTACATGTCGGAGAGCTACGGGATCGAAATCACGTTCCGAAGCAGTTCAATCGAGACGGCGATTATCGTACTGGCGCTGGCGTACGGCGCGTTCATGAGCGAGACGTTCCGGGCGGGCATCCAGTCGATTGAGAAGGGACAACTGGAGGCGTCACGCGCGCTGGGTTTGAATTACCTTAAGACGATGCGATTCGTGGTGCTGCCCCAGGCGATCCGGCGTATTCTGCCGCCGCTGGGCAACGATTTCGTGTCGATGATCAAAGATTCTGCGCTGGTGAGCGTGCTGGGCCTGCGGGACATCACACAAGTGGCCAAGGTCAGTTCCGGTTCATCGTTCCGCTATCTGGAGACGTACCTGACGGCGGCGGTGCTGTATCTGACGCTGACGATCGTGCTGTCGCTGGTGGTGAAGTACATCGAGCGGCGGATGAAGACGGTGGCGCGGTAA
- a CDS encoding amino acid ABC transporter substrate-binding protein, with amino-acid sequence MKKLLILALMACLVFGGASASDEDVDLGGRTITVAVENAYPPYNYLDEAGNPIGWDYDVINYICGQINCVAEFIETSWDGMIVAVSNGEFDMAADGITITEERKELVDYSRGYVATDQVLLGRIDEERYTDGASLAAATDLVIGVQPGTTNYTVAIDLVGEGRVVAYDTFAIAVQALIAGDVDAVVMDDVAGMGYAGENAESVKLIGTPLVPSDMLGFIFPKGSDLVHAIDSALEQMEADRTLAYFNAKWITATGLPDLGGRTVTVAVENAYPPYNYLDESGNPIGWDYDVINDICGRLNCVPEYIETSWDGMIVAVSNGEFDMAADGITITDERKELVDYSVGYVATDQVLLVRLDEARFASGEELVADTALVVGVQPGTTNYTVAVELVGESRVVAYDTFAIAVQALIAGDVDAVIMDDVAGAGYAGENSESVKIVGDPLVPTDELGFIYPKGSELVEAFNLAFAEMRIDGSLKAYNDFWILGLTE; translated from the coding sequence ATGAAGAAGCTGCTCATTCTGGCGCTGATGGCATGCCTGGTATTCGGCGGCGCGTCAGCGAGTGACGAAGATGTCGACCTCGGGGGCCGGACGATTACGGTCGCCGTGGAAAACGCGTATCCGCCGTACAACTACCTGGACGAAGCCGGCAACCCGATCGGCTGGGATTACGACGTTATCAACTACATCTGCGGCCAGATCAACTGCGTCGCGGAATTCATCGAGACGTCGTGGGACGGGATGATCGTAGCGGTGAGCAACGGCGAGTTCGACATGGCCGCCGATGGCATCACGATCACCGAAGAACGCAAGGAACTGGTCGACTATTCACGCGGGTACGTGGCGACCGATCAGGTGCTGCTGGGCCGGATCGATGAAGAACGCTACACGGACGGCGCATCGCTGGCGGCGGCGACCGATCTGGTGATCGGCGTGCAGCCCGGTACGACCAACTACACGGTCGCGATCGACCTGGTAGGCGAAGGGCGCGTCGTGGCTTACGACACGTTTGCGATTGCCGTACAGGCGCTAATTGCCGGCGATGTGGACGCGGTGGTGATGGACGACGTGGCCGGAATGGGCTACGCCGGCGAGAACGCCGAGAGCGTGAAGCTGATCGGCACGCCGCTGGTCCCGAGCGACATGCTGGGCTTCATTTTCCCGAAGGGCTCGGACCTGGTTCACGCCATCGACAGCGCGCTGGAGCAGATGGAAGCCGACCGGACACTGGCGTATTTCAACGCGAAGTGGATCACGGCGACCGGCCTGCCCGACCTGGGCGGACGGACAGTGACGGTGGCGGTCGAGAATGCGTATCCGCCGTACAACTACCTGGACGAGTCGGGCAATCCGATCGGCTGGGACTATGATGTGATCAACGACATCTGCGGCCGTCTGAACTGCGTGCCGGAATACATCGAGACCTCGTGGGACGGTATGATCGTGGCGGTGAGCAACGGCGAGTTCGATATGGCCGCCGACGGCATCACAATCACCGACGAACGCAAGGAACTGGTCGATTACTCGGTCGGCTACGTGGCGACCGATCAGGTGCTGCTGGTGCGGCTGGACGAGGCCCGTTTTGCGAGCGGCGAAGAACTGGTGGCCGATACGGCGCTGGTGGTAGGCGTGCAGCCGGGAACCACTAACTACACGGTCGCGGTCGAACTTGTTGGCGAGTCGCGCGTCGTCGCGTACGATACGTTCGCGATTGCCGTGCAGGCGCTGATCGCAGGGGACGTGGACGCGGTGATCATGGACGACGTGGCCGGTGCGGGATACGCAGGCGAGAACTCGGAGTCGGTCAAGATTGTGGGCGATCCGCTGGTACCGACCGATGAACTGGGGTTCATCTACCCGAAGGGGTCGGAACTGGTAGAGGCGTTCAACCTGGCGTTCGCAGAGATGCGCATCGACGGGTCGCTGAAGGCTTACAACGACTTCTGGATTCTCGGGCTGACCGAGTAG
- a CDS encoding amino acid ABC transporter ATP-binding protein, whose product MTHQAEQTKIIQCNKINKWYGDFHVLRDVTVEIAQREVVVVIGPSGSGKSTFIRCINRLEEHQEGDIIVDGIPLGNDVRNIAAIRREIGMVFQQFNLFPHLTVLQNITLAPIQVRRIPRAEAERKAMELLERVRIPEQANKYPGQLSGGQQQRVAIARALAMEPKIMLFDEPTSALDPEMIREVLDVMKDLALSGMTMICVTHEMGFAQEVADRILFFDQGRIVEEGNPETFFDLSVEHHERTKAFLEQIL is encoded by the coding sequence ATGACCCACCAAGCCGAGCAGACGAAGATTATCCAGTGCAACAAAATCAACAAGTGGTACGGGGATTTCCACGTGCTGCGCGACGTGACGGTGGAGATTGCCCAGCGGGAGGTGGTGGTGGTGATCGGCCCGTCCGGCTCCGGCAAATCGACGTTCATCCGCTGCATCAACCGGCTGGAGGAGCATCAGGAAGGCGACATCATCGTCGATGGGATCCCGCTGGGGAACGACGTGCGGAACATCGCGGCGATCCGGCGCGAGATCGGGATGGTGTTCCAGCAGTTCAACCTATTCCCGCACCTGACGGTGCTGCAAAACATTACACTGGCGCCGATCCAGGTGCGGCGCATCCCGCGGGCCGAGGCCGAACGGAAGGCAATGGAACTGCTGGAACGGGTGCGAATCCCGGAACAGGCCAACAAATATCCGGGACAGCTTTCCGGAGGGCAGCAGCAGCGCGTGGCGATCGCGCGGGCGCTGGCGATGGAGCCGAAGATCATGCTGTTCGACGAGCCGACCTCGGCGCTGGACCCGGAGATGATCCGCGAGGTGCTGGACGTGATGAAAGACCTGGCGCTGTCGGGGATGACGATGATTTGCGTGACTCATGAGATGGGTTTCGCGCAGGAAGTGGCCGACCGCATCCTATTCTTCGACCAGGGGCGGATCGTGGAAGAAGGCAACCCGGAGACGTTCTTCGACCTGAGCGTCGAGCATCATGAGCGGACGAAGGCGTTTTTGGAGCAGATTCTTTAG
- a CDS encoding amino acid ABC transporter permease, which translates to MMSAIYGRAGAINATPTPSFLQPIGRIVEWIVPKVIRDAWRWLVALPVVYLLLGALTELGQTERLVTSAFAVGVAFVSVSMLRPAAGIRFSQRFVTWLWFMMPFIIFFLVAGTDLGRWGGLFLTFMLTAVGIVASFPIGVLLALGRRADGLPVIKYLCIAFIELVRGVPLITVLFLASLALPLVSPELSTVPQAVRAMVAITLFSAAYLAENVRGGLQSIPHGQAEAARALGMNPVQVTLYITLPQALRAVIPALVGQCIALFKDTSLVAIVGLLDLTKNADSVVAQAEYIGLRREAYIFISIVYFVFSYAMAYVSRKLEQSGSGRARQTEL; encoded by the coding sequence ATGATGAGCGCAATTTATGGGCGCGCTGGCGCGATCAATGCGACGCCGACTCCGAGTTTCTTGCAGCCGATTGGCCGGATCGTCGAGTGGATCGTCCCGAAGGTGATCCGCGATGCGTGGCGGTGGCTGGTGGCGCTGCCGGTGGTCTACCTGCTGCTTGGCGCGCTGACGGAGCTGGGGCAGACGGAGCGGCTGGTTACCAGCGCGTTTGCCGTGGGCGTGGCGTTCGTGTCGGTGAGTATGCTGCGGCCTGCGGCAGGCATCCGGTTTTCACAGCGGTTCGTGACGTGGCTGTGGTTCATGATGCCGTTCATTATCTTCTTCCTGGTGGCGGGAACAGACTTAGGGCGCTGGGGCGGATTGTTCCTGACATTCATGCTGACGGCGGTAGGGATCGTGGCGTCGTTTCCGATCGGCGTGCTGCTGGCGCTGGGGCGGCGCGCGGACGGTCTGCCGGTCATCAAGTACCTGTGCATCGCGTTCATCGAGCTGGTGCGCGGGGTGCCGCTGATCACGGTGCTGTTCCTGGCGTCGCTGGCGCTGCCGCTGGTTAGCCCGGAGCTGAGCACGGTTCCGCAAGCCGTGCGGGCGATGGTGGCGATCACGCTGTTCAGCGCGGCGTACCTGGCGGAGAATGTGCGTGGTGGCCTACAGAGCATCCCACATGGGCAGGCAGAGGCGGCGCGGGCGCTGGGGATGAACCCAGTGCAGGTGACACTGTATATCACGCTGCCGCAGGCGCTGAGGGCGGTGATCCCGGCGCTGGTGGGACAGTGTATCGCGCTGTTCAAGGACACGTCGCTGGTGGCGATCGTGGGGCTGCTTGACCTGACCAAGAACGCAGACAGCGTGGTGGCGCAGGCGGAATATATCGGGCTGCGGCGCGAGGCCTACATCTTCATTTCGATTGTCTACTTCGTCTTCAGTTATGCGATGGCGTATGTGAGCCGGAAGCTCGAACAGAGCGGCAGCGGACGCGCGCGACAGACAGAACTCTAA
- a CDS encoding ABC transporter permease subunit (The N-terminal region of this protein, as described by TIGR01726, is a three transmembrane segment that identifies a subfamily of ABC transporter permease subunits, which specificities that include histidine, arginine, glutamine, glutamate, L-cystine (sic), the opines (in Agrobacterium) octopine and nopaline, etc.): MGRGTDSQDNSNIVKRPPLHPILRALLWVLRLVLRVVRDERVIKIVLQIAFLVLVVAGIVTLAQNVSSALAKNNLSPNMAFWVNRAGFNIGGAEAYYSPDDSYARAYMVGLENTLRVVLVGLPLTTIVGVFVGVCLLSTNFLIKNIARIYVEVLRNTPLLVQLFAFYFIGVLALPAIRDAIEFPAGNPLIALSNRGVVFPEILPTPRFLLFGVVAVVGLALGYVVHRELSGITERTGRVTRAVPVSLGVVLAVAALGYLAAAAPPAPSTVVVTRDGVDVEIAVSEAAELNLLTPSQRAEISGAPFIVVGPRRQGLRYVTGSSYSSEYIALLLGLVIYTSAFVAEIVRAGIQAVDKGQVEASRALGLSYSKTLTMIILPQALRVIIPPMGNQYLNLAKNSSLAIAISFSDLFQVSNTIINQSGQTVTVFALVMLTYLVMSLTISYIMNTVNARFQLVSRAPSRRSPLAHLLRLFQRAPARR; the protein is encoded by the coding sequence GTGGGACGAGGTACTGACAGCCAGGACAACAGCAACATAGTGAAAAGGCCGCCCCTGCACCCGATCCTGCGCGCGCTGTTGTGGGTACTCCGCCTGGTGCTGCGAGTCGTACGCGACGAGCGGGTGATCAAAATAGTACTGCAGATCGCGTTCCTGGTGCTGGTGGTGGCGGGGATCGTGACGCTGGCGCAGAACGTTTCGTCGGCGCTGGCCAAGAATAACTTATCGCCAAATATGGCATTTTGGGTGAACCGCGCCGGGTTTAACATTGGCGGCGCAGAAGCTTATTACTCGCCAGACGACAGCTACGCACGGGCGTACATGGTCGGGCTGGAAAACACGCTGCGGGTGGTGCTGGTCGGGCTGCCGCTGACAACAATCGTCGGCGTTTTCGTCGGCGTGTGCCTGCTGAGCACCAATTTCCTGATCAAGAATATCGCGCGAATCTATGTCGAAGTCCTGCGGAACACGCCGCTGCTGGTGCAGCTGTTTGCGTTCTATTTCATCGGCGTGCTGGCGCTGCCGGCGATCCGGGATGCGATCGAGTTCCCGGCGGGAAATCCACTGATCGCGCTGTCGAACCGCGGGGTGGTGTTCCCGGAAATCCTGCCGACGCCGCGCTTCCTGCTGTTCGGCGTGGTGGCGGTTGTCGGGCTGGCGCTGGGGTATGTGGTACATCGAGAACTGAGCGGCATCACGGAGCGCACCGGACGGGTGACGCGCGCGGTGCCGGTGTCGCTGGGGGTGGTGCTGGCGGTGGCGGCACTCGGATACCTCGCGGCGGCGGCCCCTCCTGCCCCAAGCACGGTAGTGGTGACGCGGGACGGCGTGGACGTCGAGATTGCGGTGAGCGAAGCGGCGGAACTTAACCTGCTGACGCCGAGCCAGCGGGCGGAAATCTCAGGTGCGCCGTTCATCGTGGTCGGCCCACGGCGGCAGGGGCTGCGATATGTGACGGGAAGCTCGTACTCGTCCGAGTATATTGCGCTGCTGCTGGGGCTGGTGATCTACACGTCGGCGTTCGTTGCGGAGATCGTGCGGGCGGGCATCCAGGCGGTAGATAAGGGTCAAGTCGAGGCATCACGGGCGTTGGGGCTGTCGTATTCGAAGACACTGACGATGATCATCCTGCCGCAAGCGCTGCGCGTGATCATCCCGCCGATGGGCAACCAATACCTGAACCTGGCGAAGAACAGCAGCCTGGCGATTGCGATTTCTTTCAGCGACCTGTTCCAGGTGTCGAATACGATCATCAACCAGTCAGGGCAAACAGTAACGGTGTTCGCGCTGGTGATGCTGACGTACCTAGTAATGAGCCTGACAATCTCGTACATCATGAACACCGTGAACGCGCGATTCCAACTGGTTTCGCGCGCGCCAAGCCGGCGGTCACCGCTGGCACACCTGCTGCGCCTGTTCCAACGCGCGCCGGCCCGGAGGTAA